ACTGGAGATTCAACCACGGATTCAGATGACTCGGTCTCTGACTCGGTATACGCCGAAAAGATATCCTCTAGTGAGGCAGTCTCGGTCTCGAATCGTTGTGGGGTAGCTCCCAAGCGGTCAAGATGGTTAAGCGCATCAAGATGACGTCCATGCGCGCACTGAACACGAAGCGTCGTGCCGCTGACCTCGAGGTTTTCGATCCCGTCGAGTGTCGTCAACGAGTCGATATCGTCGGGGACGTGATCGACCGAAACCTGTAGTATGGTGTTGTCTCCGACTGCATTACGAAGCGAGTCAATCGAATCAATCGCCAAAAGCGAGCCCTCATTGAGAATACCGACGCGATCGCAGACCGATTCCACTTGAGCAAGGCGATGGCTGGAAAAGAAGATTGTTGCGCCCCGGGCGCGTTCGTCCCTGATGAATTCTCGCATCAACCGAATGCCGTTCGGGTCGAGCCCGGTCGTTGGCTCATCGAGCAACAGTAGATCGGGCTCGCCGGCGGCTGCCATTGAAAGTAAGAGTCGCTGGCGCATCCCTCGAGAATAGCCAGTCGCGACGCGGTCGGCGTCTTCAAGTAGGCCAAACCGATCGAGTAACGCATCGGGGTCGTCGTCAACGTTCCGAGAGTCAAGCTCGAACTCGACGTGGTCTCGGCCGGTCCAGTCAGGCATTACTTCGTATCCGTCTGGCACAACGCCGGTACGTTGACGAATTGCCGTCGCATTCTCTGTTGGATCAATCCCAAACACTGACGCCGACCCCGATGTCGGATAAATAAACCCGAGTAGGATGTCGATTGTGGTAGATTTTCCAGAACCGTTGGGTCCCAGAAAGCCGAAGACTTCTCCGTTCTCGATGGACATCTCGAGCGAATCGAGCGCGGTGGTCTCACCGTAACGTTTCGTTAACGAATGAGTTTCGATAGGATTCATCTACCTATCCGTTAGTGTTGAAAACGTATCAATTTGACTGTGAACGGTTATTTGACTTAGGTTGGTATGGGTCCGACAGAAGGAGAATTGGCAGTAAACTAATGGGGAACCCAAACGCATATGATGATATTCACACTATATATGCTAGAAGGAATGTATCTGAATCGAGAGAACAGTAAGTATCGGTTCCGGGGTATCGCTAAGCGATTTCCGCTGGCGACTCGGCACTTCAAGACGAAACTGAAGAACCGTTACTACTGGCTGTATGGGTTCATCATATTTGTAGCCGGAATGGGTGCGGCAACCGACCTCTTATTCAATCCGGCAAGTGGTTATCAAGGTGGAAGCGCGTATGTGATTGCTACTTTTGCCTGGGCAATCAGGCTTTTCGGTATTCTCGGAGCTAGTGTTGCAGGGTACTCATTGGTAACGGGTGATCAAGCAAGTGGACGGATCCGATTAATACTGAAACTTCCACATACGCGGTGGAAGTACGTTTTCGAGAAGTTCCTCGGTGAGGGCCTCGCGCTTATTACGGTGACCTCGCTTGCAACGATCACAGGATTCGCCATCTCGACAATTCTCTATGGTCCACCGCCTGTCCTTCCTGCTGTTGAGGTCTTAATTGTTCAAGAAGGATTTCTGCTTGTCTGGCTCTCGATTGCGACGGCGACCTCAATGGCTGTTAAGACCAGTCGTCGAGCTATTGCTGTTCCGGTGGCGCTCTACCTTTCTGCATGGGCTTGGAAGCGCGTTATGAATTCGATCTTGCGTGGGATCGGGGAACAATCAATTGCCGTTCGCCTCTTCGCGTACCGACTGGAACCGTCTCGTGCTTATAATGTTACCGTAAACTGGATTTTCAATCTTCCAAACTCGGACTTGATGGCGCCGCTTCTGATGGAACACGTTGATCCGAATGGATCTACAATAATCGGCCCTCGTATCGTTTCAGAACTTGTCGGCGACGTTCCGTGGTTTCTTTCGGAATGGGTATCGGCTCTCGTACTCGTGTTATGGGGAACCGTTCCAATGCTCCTCGCCTACCGCCGGTTTGCAACAACTGACATCGCGTGAGCGAAAAAAAAATAAGCTTCCAATGATTGGATTTTTGGTGCTGATCGTGGTCGAGTTGA
This genomic stretch from Halogeometricum borinquense DSM 11551 harbors:
- a CDS encoding ABC transporter ATP-binding protein, which produces MNPIETHSLTKRYGETTALDSLEMSIENGEVFGFLGPNGSGKSTTIDILLGFIYPTSGSASVFGIDPTENATAIRQRTGVVPDGYEVMPDWTGRDHVEFELDSRNVDDDPDALLDRFGLLEDADRVATGYSRGMRQRLLLSMAAAGEPDLLLLDEPTTGLDPNGIRLMREFIRDERARGATIFFSSHRLAQVESVCDRVGILNEGSLLAIDSIDSLRNAVGDNTILQVSVDHVPDDIDSLTTLDGIENLEVSGTTLRVQCAHGRHLDALNHLDRLGATPQRFETETASLEDIFSAYTESETESSESVVESPVETPL
- a CDS encoding ABC transporter permease; its protein translation is MLEGMYLNRENSKYRFRGIAKRFPLATRHFKTKLKNRYYWLYGFIIFVAGMGAATDLLFNPASGYQGGSAYVIATFAWAIRLFGILGASVAGYSLVTGDQASGRIRLILKLPHTRWKYVFEKFLGEGLALITVTSLATITGFAISTILYGPPPVLPAVEVLIVQEGFLLVWLSIATATSMAVKTSRRAIAVPVALYLSAWAWKRVMNSILRGIGEQSIAVRLFAYRLEPSRAYNVTVNWIFNLPNSDLMAPLLMEHVDPNGSTIIGPRIVSELVGDVPWFLSEWVSALVLVLWGTVPMLLAYRRFATTDIA